A single region of the Microcella sp. genome encodes:
- the rplP gene encoding 50S ribosomal protein L16 — protein sequence MLIPRKVKFRKQHHPKRSGHATGGTEVSFGEFGIQALTPAYVTNRQIESARIAMTRHIKRGGKVWINIYPDRPLTKKPAETRMGSGKGSPEWWVANVKPGRVLFEVAGVSEELAREAMTRAIHKLPLKARIIKREEGDA from the coding sequence ATGCTTATTCCCCGCAAGGTCAAGTTCCGGAAGCAGCACCACCCCAAGCGGAGTGGTCACGCGACCGGTGGCACCGAGGTCTCGTTCGGCGAGTTCGGCATCCAGGCCCTCACCCCGGCCTACGTCACGAACCGTCAGATCGAGTCGGCGCGTATCGCCATGACCCGCCACATCAAGCGTGGCGGCAAGGTGTGGATCAACATCTACCCCGACCGTCCGCTCACGAAGAAGCCTGCCGAGACCCGTATGGGTTCGGGCAAGGGTTCACCGGAGTGGTGGGTCGCCAATGTCAAGCCGGGCCGCGTCCTCTTCGAGGTCGCTGGTGTGAGCGAGGAACTCGCTCGCGAAGCCATGACCCGTGCCATTCACAAGCTGCCCCTCAAGGCACGCATCATCAAGCGCGAGGAGGGCGACGCGTAA
- the rpsC gene encoding 30S ribosomal protein S3 — protein MGQKVNPYGFRLGITTDHVSRWFSDSTKPGQRYSDYVAEDVKIRRMLTTSLDRAGVARIEIERTRDRVRVDIHTARPGIVIGRRGAEAERIRADLEKLTGKQIQLNILEVKNPEAEAQLVAQGIAEQLSARVAFRRAMRKGLQGAQRAGAKGVRIQVSGRLGGAEMSRSEFYREGRVPLHTLRANIDYGFYEAKTTFGRIGVKVWIYKGDITNKELAREQANQKSSRPERRDSDRGPRRDGGRPATAAAPVAAGAEG, from the coding sequence ATGGGCCAGAAAGTCAATCCTTACGGTTTCCGTCTCGGAATCACCACCGACCACGTGTCGCGCTGGTTCTCTGACAGCACGAAGCCCGGTCAGCGGTATTCCGACTACGTGGCAGAAGACGTCAAGATTCGTCGGATGCTCACCACGAGCCTCGACCGCGCCGGCGTCGCCCGCATCGAGATCGAGCGCACCCGTGACCGGGTTCGCGTCGACATTCACACCGCCCGCCCCGGCATCGTCATCGGCCGCCGAGGCGCAGAGGCCGAGCGCATCCGCGCCGACCTCGAGAAGCTCACGGGCAAGCAGATTCAGCTCAACATTCTCGAGGTCAAGAACCCCGAGGCCGAGGCGCAACTCGTCGCCCAGGGCATCGCCGAGCAGCTGAGCGCCCGCGTGGCCTTCCGCCGCGCGATGCGCAAGGGGCTCCAGGGTGCTCAGCGCGCCGGCGCCAAGGGTGTTCGCATTCAGGTGTCTGGTCGACTCGGCGGCGCTGAGATGAGCCGGTCAGAGTTCTACCGCGAAGGCCGTGTGCCGCTGCACACCCTGCGCGCGAACATCGACTACGGCTTCTACGAGGCCAAGACGACGTTCGGCCGCATCGGTGTCAAGGTGTGGATCTACAAGGGCGACATCACCAACAAAGAACTCGCTCGCGAGCAGGCGAACCAGAAGTCGTCGCGCCCCGAGCGTCGTGATTCCGACCGCGGTCCCCGTCGTGATGGTGGCCGCCCGGCCACCGCCGCGGCGCCCGTCGCGGCCGGAGCGGAAGGCTAG
- the rpsQ gene encoding 30S ribosomal protein S17 has translation MATTEKKAAAGHESAAHDVRDESARGYRKVRRGYVTSDKMEKTIVVEVEDRVKHPLYGKVIRRTSKVKAHDEQNSAGIGDLVLISETRPLSATKRWRLVEILEKAK, from the coding sequence ATGGCGACGACCGAGAAGAAGGCCGCTGCCGGCCACGAGTCGGCTGCGCACGACGTTCGCGACGAGTCGGCACGCGGGTACCGCAAGGTGCGCCGCGGCTACGTGACGAGCGACAAGATGGAGAAGACCATCGTCGTCGAGGTCGAAGACCGCGTGAAGCACCCGCTCTACGGCAAGGTCATCCGTCGCACCTCGAAGGTCAAGGCTCACGACGAGCAGAACTCCGCCGGCATCGGCGACCTCGTCCTGATCTCAGAGACCCGCCCCCTGTCCGCCACGAAGCGCTGG
- the rplV gene encoding 50S ribosomal protein L22: protein MVESIARVRHIRVTPQKARRVVDLIRGKQALEALAILKFAPQGASEPVYKLVASAMANARVKADAANTFLDEQDLYVSRAFVDEGATLKRFQPRAQGRAFRILKRTSHITVVLATPDELVAAGSSTGKKKASK from the coding sequence ATGGTGGAGTCGATCGCCCGCGTGCGACACATCCGCGTGACGCCTCAGAAGGCTCGTCGCGTCGTCGACCTGATCCGCGGCAAGCAGGCCCTCGAGGCTCTTGCCATCCTGAAGTTCGCGCCCCAGGGTGCGAGCGAGCCCGTCTACAAGCTCGTCGCGTCGGCCATGGCCAACGCGCGAGTGAAGGCAGACGCTGCGAACACCTTCCTCGACGAGCAAGACCTCTACGTGTCTCGCGCCTTCGTCGACGAGGGAGCCACCCTCAAGCGGTTCCAGCCGCGAGCCCAGGGTCGCGCGTTCCGCATTCTCAAGCGCACCAGCCACATCACCGTCGTGCTTGCCACGCCCGACGAACTGGTCGCAGCGGGCTCGAGCACCGGCAAGAAGAAGGCGAGCAAGTAG
- the rpmC gene encoding 50S ribosomal protein L29 produces MAIGSKELAPVELDTFEDERLVDELKKAKEELFNLRFQAATGQLESHGRLRAVKRDIARIYTIIRERELGIRATPAPLEVPEKPAKKSKAKAPAADAEASAEPTDSTEEKN; encoded by the coding sequence ATGGCGATCGGATCGAAAGAGCTGGCACCTGTCGAGCTCGACACTTTTGAAGACGAGCGACTCGTCGACGAGCTGAAGAAGGCGAAGGAAGAACTCTTCAACCTTCGCTTCCAGGCCGCGACCGGTCAGCTCGAGAGCCACGGACGACTGCGCGCCGTCAAGCGCGACATCGCCCGCATCTACACGATCATTCGCGAGCGCGAGCTGGGCATCCGTGCCACGCCCGCCCCTCTCGAGGTTCCTGAGAAGCCGGCCAAGAAGTCGAAGGCCAAGGCCCCCGCGGCCGACGCCGAGGCCTCGGCTGAGCCCACCGACAGCACTGAGGAGAAGAACTGA
- the rplB gene encoding 50S ribosomal protein L2, producing MAIRKYKPTTPGRRGSSVADFAEITRSTPEKSLLKPLPKTGGRNNSGRITTRHIGGGHKRQYRMIDFRRNDKDGVNAKVAHIEYDPNRTARIALLHFVDGTKRYILAPNKLSQGDIVESGPSADIKPGNNLPLRNIPVGTVIHAIELRPGGGAKMARSAGASVRLVAKDGPYAQLRLPSGEIRNVDARCRATVGEVGNAEQSNINWGKAGRMRWKGVRPTVRGVAMNPVDHPHGGGEGKTSGGRHPVSPWGQSEGRTRSRKKASDKLIVRRRTAGKKRK from the coding sequence ATGGCTATTCGCAAATACAAGCCCACGACGCCGGGTCGTCGCGGTTCTTCGGTGGCAGACTTCGCCGAGATCACGCGCTCGACCCCTGAGAAGTCGCTGCTGAAGCCGCTGCCCAAGACGGGTGGTCGCAACAACTCTGGCCGCATCACGACGCGTCACATCGGTGGAGGCCACAAGCGCCAGTACCGCATGATCGACTTCCGTCGCAACGACAAAGATGGCGTCAACGCCAAGGTCGCCCACATCGAGTACGACCCGAACCGCACGGCGCGCATCGCTCTGCTGCACTTCGTCGACGGCACCAAGCGCTACATCCTGGCGCCGAACAAGCTGTCGCAGGGCGACATCGTCGAATCGGGCCCCTCGGCCGACATCAAGCCGGGCAACAACCTGCCGCTGCGCAACATCCCCGTCGGCACGGTCATCCACGCCATCGAGCTGCGCCCCGGTGGCGGCGCGAAGATGGCGCGCTCGGCCGGCGCCTCGGTGCGACTCGTCGCGAAAGACGGCCCGTACGCTCAGCTGCGTCTGCCGTCTGGCGAGATCCGCAACGTCGATGCACGCTGCCGCGCGACGGTCGGCGAGGTCGGCAACGCCGAGCAGTCGAACATCAACTGGGGCAAGGCAGGGCGCATGCGCTGGAAGGGCGTTCGCCCGACCGTGCGTGGTGTCGCCATGAACCCGGTCGACCACCCGCACGGTGGTGGTGAGGGCAAGACCAGTGGTGGTCGTCACCCGGTGAGCCCCTGGGGCCAGTCGGAAGGCCGCACTCGTAGTCGCAAGAAAGCGAGCGACAAGCTCATCGTCCGTCGCCGCACCGCTGGCAAGAAGCGCAAGTAG
- the rpsS gene encoding 30S ribosomal protein S19, producing MPRSLKKGPFVDDHLLRKVFAQNEAKSKNVIKTWSRRSMIVPAMLGHTIAVHDGRKHIPVFVTETMVGHKLGEFAPTRTFRGHEKDDKKGRRR from the coding sequence ATGCCTCGCAGTCTCAAAAAGGGTCCGTTCGTTGATGACCACCTGCTTCGCAAGGTGTTCGCGCAGAACGAGGCCAAGAGCAAGAACGTCATCAAGACCTGGTCACGTCGTTCGATGATCGTGCCGGCCATGCTCGGCCACACGATCGCCGTGCACGACGGTCGCAAGCACATCCCCGTGTTCGTGACCGAGACCATGGTCGGTCACAAGCTGGGCGAGTTCGCGCCCACCCGCACCTTCCGCGGTCACGAGAAGGACGACAAGAAGGGTCGTCGCCGGTAA